From the Oceanobacillus kimchii X50 genome, the window CGAAAAAAGAGTTAAGCAGATAGTGCTTAACTCTTTTTGTTATAAATTGATATTCATACGAAATAAACGCAAAGCATAATTATATACTTGGTTAACTAATAAGAGGGGAGGAATGTGTATGACTTCCTTATTGGAATATTTAATGGGAGAAGACTTTTTAATTATTGCTGGTAGATTATTCATAGCATTAATACTATCTGGTTTAATTGGTTTTGAACGAGAAATTAATAATCATTCTGCGGGCTTTCGTACACACATATTAGTAGGTGTTGGTTCTTGTCTCATGATGATACTATCGCTATTTGGATTTTTAAATTTTATGGAAATGTATGATAATGTTCAATTTGACCCCGCACGTATTCCTTCCTATGTTATTAGTGGAATTGGGTTTTTAGGGGCAGGTACCATTATTGTATACGGAGGAACGATACGGGGTCTTACTACAGCTGCATCTATATGGACTGTGGCAGGTATTGGCCTGGTTATCGGGGCAGGGATGTATAGTGTCGCAATTGTAGCAACA encodes:
- a CDS encoding MgtC/SapB family protein, with the translated sequence MTSLLEYLMGEDFLIIAGRLFIALILSGLIGFEREINNHSAGFRTHILVGVGSCLMMILSLFGFLNFMEMYDNVQFDPARIPSYVISGIGFLGAGTIIVYGGTIRGLTTAASIWTVAGIGLVIGAGMYSVAIVATLIILVSLIFLNQIENLFPKYKSSNFLEIIVSDGFHLSTAVEVIEKNHFTVKRVEIQTLEGGQRKIHVWTNLRKNKDLMNVFEEISSMDSVQNISKLN